One window of the Dryobates pubescens isolate bDryPub1 chromosome 13, bDryPub1.pri, whole genome shotgun sequence genome contains the following:
- the TRIM50 gene encoding E3 ubiquitin-protein ligase TRIM50: MARRVSINELEDQLLCPICFEVFKEPLMLQCGHSYCKSCVVSLSAELEGRFLCPVCRQTVDGSASPPNVTLARVIEALQSWGEAEPTPQACPTHHNPLSLFCEADREVICGLCGTIGSHRQHRVSPISTAYCRMKEELSVLLTDIHQYKRNLDEHFSKLINNKSRIANEVDVFKWVIRKEFQELHRYIDEEKATFLESIEGKAAQLISSIEAQLKQTSDALQRLKEMQSSLEALSNDSQLDFIRKYSSFQFRSELPSLLPGDGFFNPVSFKPCFHQDDIKMTVWKRLHRRVLPAPEALKLDPVTAHPLLELFKGDTVVQCGLYQRRDSNPKRFDSSNCILTCKSFSCGQHYWEVIVGSRNHWRLGIIKGTVSRKGKLSKSPEQGVWLIGLKEGKVYEAFSTPRATLPLTARPQRIGVYLHYEKGELTFYNADSPDQLSPIYTFQAEFQGQLYPIVDLCWPDRGPYSPPIILPAPTGSRPPRVLYDPSAPEEPPKP; encoded by the exons ATGGCTCGAAGAGTGAGCATCAATGAGCTGGAGGACCAGCTCCTCTGTCCCATCTGCTTTGAGGTCTTCAAGGAGCCCCTGATGCTGCAGTGTGGACATTCCTACTGCAAGTCCTGCGTGGTGtcgctctctgcagagctggaggggcgGTTCCTGTGCCCCGTGTGCCGCCAGACCGTGGACGGCAGCGCCTCGCCGCCCAACGTCACCCTGGCTCGCGTCATCgaggcactgcagagctggggggaggcagagcccaCCCCACAGGCCTGCCCAACACACCACaaccccctgagcctcttctgcgAGGCTGACCGAGAGGTGATCTGTGGGCTGTGTGGCACCATCGGCAGCCACCGGCAGCACAGGGTCAGCCCCATCTCCACCGCCTACTGCCGGATGAAG GAGgagctgtctgtgctgctgactGATATCCACCAGTACAAGAGGAACCTGGATGAACACTTCAGTAAGCTCATCAACAACAAGAGCCGTATCGCA AACGAGGTGGATGTCTTCAAGTGGGTGATCCGGAAGGAgttccaggagctgcacaggtACATCGACGAGGAGAAGGCCACCTTCCTGGAGAGCATCGAGGggaaggcagctcagctcaTCAGCTCCATTGAGGCACAGCTCAAGCAGACATCAGATGCCCTGCAGAGGCTTAAGGAGATGCAGAGCTCTCTGGAGGCACTCAGCAATGACAGCCAGCTTGATTTCATCCGG AAATACAGCTCCTTCCAGTTCAG GTCagagctccccagcctgctccctggtGATGGCTTCTTTAACCCTGTGTCCTTCAAGCCATGCTTCCACCAAGATGACATCAAGATGACCGTGTGGAAACGTCTGCACCGCCGTGTCCTGCCAG CTCCGGAGGCGCTGAAACTGGACCCGGTGACAGCGCATCCCCTCCTGGAGCTCTTCAAGGGCGACACAGTGGTGCAGTGTGGCCTCTACCAGCGCCGGGACAGCAACCCCAAGCGTTTCGACTCCAGCAACTGCATCCTCACCTGCAAGAGCTTCTCCTGCGGCCAGCACTACTGGGAGGTGATCGTGGGCAGCAGGAACCACTGGCGCCTGGGCATCATCAAGGGCACGGTCAGCCGCAAGGGGAAGCTCAGCAAGTCCCCCGAGCAGGGCGTGTGGCTCATCGGCCTGAAGGAAGGGAAGGTCTAcgaggccttcagcaccccgCGGGCCACCCTGCCGCTGACCGCCCGGCCCCAGCGCATCGGCGTCTACCTGCACTACGAGAAGGGAGAGCTGACCTTCTACAACGCCGACAGCCCCGACCAGCTCAGCCCCATCTACACCTTCCAGGCGGAGTTCCAGGGCCAGCTCTACCCCATCGTGGACCTGTGCTGGCCAGACCGAGGGCCCTACTCCCCTCCCATCATCCTGCCTGCACCCACTGGGAGCCGCCCCCCCCGGGTGCTGTACGACCCCTCTGCCCCAGAGGAACCCCCCAAGCCATAG